A part of Tigriopus californicus strain San Diego chromosome 10, Tcal_SD_v2.1, whole genome shotgun sequence genomic DNA contains:
- the LOC131889223 gene encoding uncharacterized protein LOC131889223 isoform X1 gives MHIRQLLLVATCLLMAVVFANAQDLKSSPNEQGVRRVRKFRKPLMESRSGGPGMRIRRRKMRPRPQLVKESDLSVEAKTESNVIETSDAPLLKKKMKVRRKKLPELKLFQTEHQHLIPSATTPPPTFRQSPPVVVEKDDGQPNNRSKDESRFLSLFTIVSFQNDPCTSGSGNNGTCYSSSDCARLGGSSSGSCASGFGVCCLFTKTCGESTSNNCTYFQNNGYPSTFDNVGSCQLTVNKANSNVCQLRLDYDNLVLAQPEATDHVCQDDQFIISGGAPIPAICGTNTGTHMYVDMGLASSSPVVLTAVTSGASFARSFSVKVTQIECNSLVRAPDGCLQYFTGVSGQILSFNYNSGSGLQLSNTDYSVCVRMERNFCGIQYNACTDTVNTPAMSFSITGGNPALGSVVGTSCNTDWITIPCATNSNSPTQTGTPSICVDRICGMVFNSVTTAAGSPSVPVNSFVKPFNINVHTDGLEGTSTPAQTSNRGFCLNYVQQPCTTSNG, from the exons TGCTAATGCACAAGATTTGAAATCTAGTCCCAACGAACAAGGGGTGCGGAGGGTTCGAAAGTTCAGGAAACCATTGATGGAAAGCCGATCAGGAGGACCGGGAATGCGAATTCGTCGAAGAAAGATGCGACCCAGGCCTCAATTAGTCAAAG AGTCAGATTTGAGTGTGGAGGCCAAAACTGAATCAAATGTGATCGAAACGAGTGACGCGCCATtgctcaagaagaagatgaaggttCGCAGGAAAAAGTTGCCCGAACTGAAACTGTTTCAAACCGAACATCAACATTTGATCCCGTCTGCAACTACTCCACCACCAACATTTCGACAGAGTCCCCCAGTT GTCGTCGAAAAAGACGATGGACAACCCAACAACCGGAGCAAGGATGAGTCGAGAT TTTTGTCCCTCTTCACCATTGTGAGTTTCCAAAACGATCCTTGCACATCTGGAAGTGGCAATAACGGCACGTGCTACAGTTCTTCGGATTGTGCTCGTTTGGGCGGATCCTCGTCCGGATCATGCGCATCAGGTTTCGGGGTCTGCTGTCTAT TTACCAAGACATGTGGCGAAAGCACCAGCAACAATTGCACATACTTCCAAAACAACGGCTACCCGTCCACTTTTGACAATGTCGGATCCTGTCAGCTTACCGTGAACAAGGCCAATAGCAATGTGTGCCAATTGCGACTAGATTACGATAACCTCGTTTTGGCTCAACCTGAAGCAACCGACCACGTTTGCCAGGACGACCAATTTATCATCTCAGGAGGAGCCCCCATCCCAGCCATTTGTGGAACCAACACGGGCACTCATA TGTATGTGGATATGGGATTGGCCTCGAGTTCACCCGTGGTTCTGACAGCGGTTACAAGTGGTGCTTCATTTGCTCGTAGTTTCTCCGTCAAAGTTACTCAGATTGAATGCAACTCGCTGGTTCGAG CCCCCGATGGTTGCTTGCAATATTTCACAGGCGTGAGTGGGCAAATCTTGAGTTTCAATTACAACTCAGGCAGCGGCTTGCAACTCTCTAACACGGATTATTCAGTCTGCGTCCGCATGGAACGTAACTTCTGCGGCATCCAATACAATGCATGCACTGACACTG TCAACACTCCGGCCATGTCCTTCAGCATCACAGGTGGCAACCCCGCCCTCGGATCTGTCGTAGGAACGTCATGCAACACTGATTGGATTACGATCCCTTGCGCCACCAATAGTAACTCGCCAACCCAAACAGGAACCCCCTCAATTTGTGTGGACCGGATATGCGGGATGGTTTTCAACTCTGTAACCACGGCAGCAGGAAGTCCGTCGGTCCCCGTCAATA GCTTCGTGAAACCCTTTAATATAAATGTTCACACTGACGGCTTGGAGGGGACCTCCACTCCAGCCCAGACATCGAACCGGGGATTTTGCCTTAACTATGTCCAACAGCCTTGCACGACCTCCAACGGCTAA
- the LOC131889223 gene encoding uncharacterized protein LOC131889223 isoform X2 has protein sequence MHIRQLLLVATCLLMAVVFANAQDLKSSPNEQGVRRVRKFRKPLMESRSGGPGMRIRRRKMRPRPQLVKESDLSVEAKTESNVIETSDAPLLKKKMKVRRKKLPELKLFQTEHQHLIPSATTPPPTFRQSPPVVVEKDDGQPNNRSKDESRFLSLFTIVSFQNDPCTSGSGNNGTCYSSSDCARLGGSSSGSCASGFGVCCLFTKTCGESTSNNCTYFQNNGYPSTFDNVGSCQLTVNKANSNVCQLRLDYDNLVLAQPEATDHVCQDDQFIISGGAPIPAICGTNTGTHMYVDMGLASSSPVVLTAVTSGASFARSFSVKVTQIECNSLVRAPDGCLQYFTGVSGQILSFNYNSGSGLQLSNTDYSVCVRMERNFCGIQYNACTDTVNTPAMSFSITGGNPALGSVVGTSCNTDWITIPCATNSNSPTQTGTPSICVDRICGMVFNSVTTAAGSPSVPVNSFSKPFLVRIHTDGGEGTPNPADTSNRGFCLNYIQQPCTSSVG, from the exons TGCTAATGCACAAGATTTGAAATCTAGTCCCAACGAACAAGGGGTGCGGAGGGTTCGAAAGTTCAGGAAACCATTGATGGAAAGCCGATCAGGAGGACCGGGAATGCGAATTCGTCGAAGAAAGATGCGACCCAGGCCTCAATTAGTCAAAG AGTCAGATTTGAGTGTGGAGGCCAAAACTGAATCAAATGTGATCGAAACGAGTGACGCGCCATtgctcaagaagaagatgaaggttCGCAGGAAAAAGTTGCCCGAACTGAAACTGTTTCAAACCGAACATCAACATTTGATCCCGTCTGCAACTACTCCACCACCAACATTTCGACAGAGTCCCCCAGTT GTCGTCGAAAAAGACGATGGACAACCCAACAACCGGAGCAAGGATGAGTCGAGAT TTTTGTCCCTCTTCACCATTGTGAGTTTCCAAAACGATCCTTGCACATCTGGAAGTGGCAATAACGGCACGTGCTACAGTTCTTCGGATTGTGCTCGTTTGGGCGGATCCTCGTCCGGATCATGCGCATCAGGTTTCGGGGTCTGCTGTCTAT TTACCAAGACATGTGGCGAAAGCACCAGCAACAATTGCACATACTTCCAAAACAACGGCTACCCGTCCACTTTTGACAATGTCGGATCCTGTCAGCTTACCGTGAACAAGGCCAATAGCAATGTGTGCCAATTGCGACTAGATTACGATAACCTCGTTTTGGCTCAACCTGAAGCAACCGACCACGTTTGCCAGGACGACCAATTTATCATCTCAGGAGGAGCCCCCATCCCAGCCATTTGTGGAACCAACACGGGCACTCATA TGTATGTGGATATGGGATTGGCCTCGAGTTCACCCGTGGTTCTGACAGCGGTTACAAGTGGTGCTTCATTTGCTCGTAGTTTCTCCGTCAAAGTTACTCAGATTGAATGCAACTCGCTGGTTCGAG CCCCCGATGGTTGCTTGCAATATTTCACAGGCGTGAGTGGGCAAATCTTGAGTTTCAATTACAACTCAGGCAGCGGCTTGCAACTCTCTAACACGGATTATTCAGTCTGCGTCCGCATGGAACGTAACTTCTGCGGCATCCAATACAATGCATGCACTGACACTG TCAACACTCCGGCCATGTCCTTCAGCATCACAGGTGGCAACCCCGCCCTCGGATCTGTCGTAGGAACGTCATGCAACACTGATTGGATTACGATCCCTTGCGCCACCAATAGTAACTCGCCAACCCAAACAGGAACCCCCTCAATTTGTGTGGACCGGATATGCGGGATGGTTTTCAACTCTGTAACCACGGCAGCAGGAAGTCCGTCGGTCCCCGTCAATA GTTTCTCCAAACCATTCTTGGTCCGCATTCACACAGATGGCGGCGAGGGCACGCCCAATCCCGCCGACACATCCAACCGGGGCTTCTGTCTGAACTACATCCAACAACCTTGTACTTCTTCTGTGGGCTAG